One Streptosporangium sp. NBC_01495 DNA window includes the following coding sequences:
- a CDS encoding Nif3-like dinuclear metal center hexameric protein has protein sequence MPTLADIVTELESRYDPRWAESWDAVGLVCGDPAAEVRKILFAVDPVAAVAEEALDWGADLVVTHHPLYLRGTTSVAATTFKGRLIHTLIRNDIGLFTAHTNADVADPGVSDALARAVGLTGPLVPLSPAADDPRRGLGRVGSLPAPVPLAEFARQAARGLPATAGGLRVAGDPGRPVQRIAVSGGSGDSLLGTARAAGVDVFLTADLRHHPSSEFMEASGGPALIDAAHWATEWPWLADAAHHLASASAARGITVETRVSETVTDAWNTTAKCEDFT, from the coding sequence GTGCCTACGCTTGCCGACATCGTCACAGAGCTGGAGTCCCGCTACGACCCGCGATGGGCGGAGTCGTGGGACGCGGTCGGGCTCGTCTGCGGGGATCCCGCCGCCGAGGTGCGCAAGATCCTGTTCGCGGTCGACCCGGTGGCCGCCGTCGCCGAGGAGGCCCTCGACTGGGGCGCCGACCTCGTTGTCACCCACCACCCGCTCTACCTGCGCGGCACCACGAGCGTCGCGGCCACCACCTTCAAGGGTCGCCTGATCCACACGCTGATCAGGAACGACATCGGGCTCTTCACCGCCCACACCAACGCCGACGTCGCCGACCCCGGCGTCTCCGACGCGCTCGCCCGCGCCGTCGGCCTGACCGGCCCGCTCGTCCCCCTCAGCCCCGCCGCCGACGACCCCCGGCGCGGCCTGGGCCGCGTCGGCTCGCTGCCCGCCCCCGTCCCCCTCGCCGAGTTCGCCCGGCAGGCCGCCCGCGGGCTCCCCGCCACGGCGGGCGGCCTGCGGGTCGCCGGGGACCCCGGCCGTCCCGTCCAGCGGATCGCGGTCAGCGGCGGATCCGGAGACTCCCTCCTCGGGACGGCCCGCGCCGCCGGGGTGGACGTCTTCCTCACCGCCGATCTGCGCCACCACCCGTCCAGCGAGTTCATGGAGGCCTCCGGCGGCCCCGCGCTGATCGACGCGGCCCACTGGGCCACCGAATGGCCCTGGCTCGCCGACGCGGCACACCATCTCGCGTCCGCATCGGCCGCCAGGGGGATTACTGTTGAGACGCGCGTATCCGAGACGGTCACGGACGCCTGGAACACAACAGCAAAGTGCGAGGATTTCACGTGA
- a CDS encoding zinc ribbon domain-containing protein: MKAAPAAQKRLLDLAELDSAIDRLAHRRRTLPELAQIDELSGRIARIATQVIAAETESGDLAREQTKAEADVDSVRIRAERDQKRLDSGQVSSPKDLASLQSEIVSLKRRQGDLEEVVLEIMERRESADGQATRLVAERDELAGTRGTAEDRRDAAFAEIDKEKGELQGRRAEVVEDIPADLLALYGKLKEQFGVGAAMLQGARCLGCRTSLSIAEINRIKAASHEEVIRCEECRRILVRTAESGL, encoded by the coding sequence GTGAAAGCAGCCCCTGCGGCCCAGAAGCGTCTGCTTGACCTGGCCGAACTCGACTCCGCGATCGACCGGCTGGCCCATCGCCGCCGCACCCTTCCCGAACTGGCCCAGATCGACGAGCTCTCCGGGCGCATCGCCCGCATCGCGACCCAGGTGATCGCCGCCGAGACCGAGTCCGGCGACCTCGCCCGCGAGCAGACCAAGGCCGAGGCCGACGTCGACTCGGTCCGTATCCGCGCCGAGCGCGACCAGAAGCGCCTCGACTCCGGCCAGGTGTCCTCGCCCAAGGACCTGGCCAGCCTCCAGTCCGAGATCGTCTCCCTGAAGCGCAGGCAGGGCGATCTGGAAGAGGTCGTGCTGGAGATCATGGAGCGCCGCGAGTCGGCCGACGGGCAGGCCACCAGGCTCGTGGCCGAGCGCGACGAACTCGCCGGCACCCGCGGCACCGCCGAGGACCGCAGGGACGCCGCCTTCGCCGAGATCGACAAGGAGAAGGGCGAGCTCCAGGGGAGGCGCGCCGAGGTCGTCGAGGACATCCCGGCCGACCTGCTCGCCCTCTACGGGAAGCTCAAGGAGCAGTTCGGGGTGGGCGCCGCGATGCTCCAGGGAGCCCGCTGCCTCGGCTGCCGCACGAGCCTGTCCATCGCCGAGATCAACCGCATCAAGGCCGCCTCCCACGAAGAGGTCATCCGCTGCGAGGAGTGCCGCCGGATCCTCGTCCGTACCGCCGAGTCCGG